A segment of the Panicum hallii strain FIL2 chromosome 1, PHallii_v3.1, whole genome shotgun sequence genome:
gaaggtggTGGGCAGCTAAGGGAGGCGTGGCTTGTTCTTGCACCCGTTCTAGTGTGGTATATAAGGAGAAGGCTGGCTGGAGCATGTAGCTTACCTAACCCCTTGCTCCTTGTCAGAAAACAGCATGGACAGTTGACTGTGTATTATTGTTTCATTTTTTTCTGTAAACTCTTGGTGATAAGTTCGTACGCAATCATCATGCTCCCCACCAACTTCAAACCATGGGCATGCAGATTTTTCGCAAGGAGATGCCTTGGAAGATGCCCTAGATGTCACTGTGAGATAGGGAGGTGTAAGCGGTGTGGATAAGTTGGTCTTTGACAGTGCATTAGCTCTTGTAAGTGGTCAGGCTGTGTCATGTGTGCAAACTTTGCAAAGGGCTGGAACAAGTTTGCATTTTCTAAGAAGCTCCTGCAAGTTGCAACAGATGGAACGAAAAGGCAGTATTCCTCAACATGCCGTTTACATGACCACATCATTGGCTTTAGACTTTGAGATCTTTTCGACTTCAAAAGAAGCTGTCATTTGCTTATTAAAGAGGCAAGGAAGGGACTTGGTGCCAAAAATAATATAACTATCAATAGCAAAAACAGGTGAACGAATGCGATTGGGATTTAATGTGCGAAAATGATCTGCACAGTCACTTTTAATTTGTGTGATCAGCTTACAGATTTCCATGATATGCACTGTCATGCTACTGTGTGGTTATTTTTCAGTTTGCAGTGCCAAATTTATTGTGGCAAAGAATTTAACCTGTGTTAGATCATTAGGATCACTAGGTGTTAGATCAGAGGGTGTTTTGCATTAACTTGAGATAAACAACATTGGTCCATGAGTTACTTCGAGAGAGacggagggagagagggagagagagatcgCCAGGCGTGGTGGAGCTGGATCCGGCCATGGCGAAGATGATGGTGTTGTGGATGACGGTGAGGCGGCGTAAGGGCGGCAACCGAGGTCGAGGTCGCAGAGGGTGGCGTCGTTGAGGCCGACGAAGTgcaccgaggcggcggcgaggtcggtGAAGTGGACGCAGAGGCCGCAGCGGCGGCGTAGTCCAGGGGTGGGGGCGCTTCCCACCGCTTCAGCTCTCCCTAGATCGGTAGGGTTTGTAGGTGGGCAAGTGGGGCACGGCGAACTTTGGCGTGCGTGCCCCCGCGGTCCCCACCTCCTCTATATGGTGCTGCGCGACAGGGGTCCACCAACCACATCTCGGTtgggcgcccccgatcagggcgcgatCAAGAACTCCGACTAGGTCGTTGGACCGAGTCGGACGAGATCAATTCTAACAACCTGTTGTCAATCCACAGGAAAGAGAAAGCAATTGATTATGTTTTTTTAGAAATGCATgatacaaatattacaaatttAGCGTTTCTAACAACATAAGGAAACAAATGCCATGTAGGAAACTTGATATATATAGGTAGTTCATATGTCTTCAGCATGTGCAGGATTTTGCACCATTTAACTAGGTTACTAGGTAGGCCCCTGTTTAACATTCAACAAGCACAATCCAAGGTTAAAATTTATCATGGTGACATGCCACCAAATGGTATGTAGCTCGTTGATGTATATCATCCAAGCAAAACGAACCATAAATCTTCTATCACTTCACCATACCAGGTGGGTCACGATTCAAAGTTAAGACCTAAAATAGCTCATGTTCCATGAGCATTTCTAAAATTTCATTTTTCATAAGCGGTTGGAGTATTGTTTTCGGACGTTATTTTCAGTGACTCATCTATGCCCCAGTCTCCACTACCTGTAAACATCAATCTCAGTGAGCACCAGCACTATGAGATGACGTGGTTCATGTGGCCCAATATTATGGGTGTGAGGTATACCCATGTAGCAACCCAACCAAATATATCGAACGAATCACATGAGCTGCCGTGTGTGGGGTGCATAACATGACTGATTTTCAGGCATGAAATGGTCAGGGTTCAGAGAATATCTCTTGCATCAGCATATCTCTCTCACGGGGAAAGAACGTTTTTTTTTCCGAAAGGGCATGGGGAAAGAATGTTGGTTACAGTTCATCTGTATATGTTTTCTTTTTGTCTGAGTTGAACTAGCACTACTTCCCTCTATAATCCTTTACTTGCAACCTGTCTACACCATGATTTGTCCTTGTTTCGGACCGAGATTGGTGTAAGAATTTTTTTCAGAACAATTGGAATTATATTGTTACAAATGAGGTATTTTTGAACTGGAAATTTTACTGATTGATTAGAAGTTTTTCAAATCATGAAACTTGCCAATGGAGCTGGAGAATGATGAATGAACGCTGCCGCCTCCTGGTTCAATGGCTATTTTAGTATCTTTcaatccttgattttgatttCTTAAGCTGGAGCACTGCACTGGTGTCAGCGAAGCAGATCTGCACGAAATCTGCTCCAAGACTGCCACCTGTCGATGTGGACATGCATGTTTATCAACAAAAAACATGATTTGGTTCTAAAAATACATCACAGATTCAGAGTACCATGTGTCAGATTGGCTATGCCAGTTTGAATCAAAGCACCTGATGGTGATGGAACCGATATGAACAAATCCAAGTGCTATGATTGGGTTTGATGGCATGATCTCTCATGCGCAGTTTGTAATTGGATAATCCATCACGAAGGCAAGAGCGTATCCGTAATTTGCAAGAAACTCATAGGAATTAGGAAGCAGTTGAAAAGATTATAAAACAAAACTAGTCTAATTTACCTGATTATTGGGTGGATTTCACGTCACTGATCAATTTTCCATTCTTTAGTTTACGCATGTAATTCAAGAATTGTCTATGCAATCATGCACTGGATACTGTTCAATTGGGCAAGTGTTATGGTAAAGTTCTGGAGCAAATAACTATATGTGGGGAAAAGGAAGAGCTATTTACAGGCCCATGTGGCCCTTTATGTTACAGTaacaggactcatgaacagcaCAACAACCTTTGTTACTACTTCACAGATTCAGGTCTGGAAACCTGCAAAGACAGAGACAACAGGACTTGAAGAAACCACTAATTTTTCTGATTAAGGACAATCTTAAAACTTCTATATAAGCTGATGGCATAATACCGAGACTAAGTCTAAATTTTTCGTTGTTTCTGACCAACTTGTCATTGCATATATGTCAAACTTAAAGAAAAGGATACATGCACGGCTGCACCCATCACAACTCCTTACAGAGCACGTTACGCTGTCCATTCCAGTTCACCAAAGCCACAAGCCTGAATAGACTTCAAGAATGCGAGCTGTGCAGCCACCCACATTTGACGAGGCCATAGGCCATAGCCGCCAGCAAAGGAAACTTGGAAAAACTCAGATTACGTATTCGAAAAATTACAAAGATTCAGCATCAGGAATATGTTTCTCTAAGACTAAGACTCTAAGACGCGATCGGACCAGACTTACTGCACACTGGGGTTTATAGTATAGACACAGCCCGGCAGCCGAGTATGAGGCGTCCACTTCCGCATCGTACTGGGACAACTAGTCTGCTAGGAGCCTAGAACACTACTTATGTACACCAGTCACCAGGTAGTTTTCGTCATTTCACCTTCTTTTCTTCCCACCTTCTGGTGACTTTCTTCCTATATAACCTATGTAAGTGCATCATACTAGTATGACTTGCTGTCCAGTCTGTTCCCAGTAAGGAAGAGAAAGTACTTGTTCCAAGGCAATCAAGTCCGTGAAGCTAAAATTCGCTAGCTGAGACTGGAGTCAATAATCCCATGGCATTGGTTTTCTTTGGCCTCCACATAGTCCGTGCCTTCACAATGGTATGCCCTGACTCAAGGCACAGCAAATGCTCACACTGCAAGGTTGTTTCTCCTGAGCCATCAATGCAGTCAGTGAACACCGTGGTGTGTGACTGCAGCACACTGTCTCTGCCACATTCTCTCTTGTAGTCTAGGACAATGCTAGCCAGCTCGTGATTCTCAAATATAGAGATTGGAGCACTCTGGTGGGAAAATAAGTGCAAAAGGTCAGAGGGTGGTGAAAATACAGTAAATAAGCACTACATCTTTATGCCAACGGAAAAGGTAAACACCAGGCAACAGATTATGTGAACTAGTGAAATGCTGTAAACCGTAGTGCAAAACTATGCTAACTCTGCTAGGCATGTTGCCCGGTTCAAGGCCAATGAATCAGGTGGGGATATCTCTCCCCACTGTTGATCCTTAAAAAACGATTCCTAGAGCTAATGAATAGGGAAGGCGTCCGTTCAATAGATTATCATGAATTACAGCATGGAGTCCAAGAGTAGagaaatatttgcataaaaacCTGAAAACTGGGATTCAAGCATCAAGTTTTAGATCAAAGGGCACAAACAGAAACAAAAGCGCGTAGTTGTGTACCGAGTGACCAAGTGAACATGTTAATTATCTGGAAATAGCATTCTGTGTGCCCCTTGTGCAATATGTAAGGATATTGTACATTCAGACAGACACCTGAGCTATTGAACAGCATCTGGCTGTCCAGGGTAGATTAGCACAGAGAAGACTTTACTAGCAACAACAGGCATGCCTTTTATATTCTCAACAATAATATAAACTATGCGGCCGATTCAAATAATTCtccgaagatatccgaaataaaATTTTGTCACATGCCAAAAAGTTAATAGGTTCAACTGCAATGTGGCTATCCAAATAATTAACTCAGCAATATATAAACTATGCGAACAATCCAAAAAAATAATCAACAGTATATAAACTACTCAGAACCAAAATTAGCAGAGCAATAAATGTTTATGTACATCGCAAAGACCAATTTGTTAATATCAAGGATCCAGTCATCAAAAGGCATAAACATAAACAGAACACCATCTAGATGCAGATAAAAAGTAACATTGTTTTTACCTCAAGAATCCACCCAATGTATCTAACATTGTTGACATGCTGGTTGAGATCAAGGTCAGCCCATCGAGGCTGCATTATATTACATACCAATAACCATAAATTACATAACTAACAAACACTACCAACCATAGGATAAGACATCAATTTATGGCGTGTGCAATACTTACAGTCAAACCTGTTCGGACATATTTGCTAGCCATGGCTCCGCCATTCCCTGGCAATTTTGGAAGTTTACGTCTGTCTTCATCAGCGATAGCAGTGCGCTCAAAAAAGTATGGTGCTATTTCAGTTCTCACTTCATCAGGAAACCTTGCGAGTTTTCTAGTATGCTTATGCATCATAACCCATTTACTGCACGTTTGGCCAAAGCATAAGGAGAAAATATCAGTAAAAGCAAATGGCTAGATGACAAAACTCTAACAGGTCATATAGATTTGTGCTGTAAGAACTAAAATGCATGCATAAATCAATAGCAATATGATAGGGAGGACAGTCAAGTGGCAATTGTCTATGCTGTGATGTTATTAATTTAAATAAGGGCAGCATAAAGATGAAAACCTTGTAGCCCTCAATATAGTCTGGCCTGTGTTACAATCATGTAAATGCCAATCTCTACGCATTCCGTTTTTACCATGACCACTGACCCATGTATCTATGCCCACTGTATCGCCCCTGCATAAGAATTAAAAAACAATAGAGCCTTGGATTACCTAAATCCACTTAGGTCAAAGAAGTAACATGATGAAACATATGCAGCTCTCCTGCATATATTCGAGTAACATGATGAAACAGATGGGTTCAAAATATATCAAGGTTCAATTAGATGATGAAACAGTAATAATATGGTGTAACATATATAAATGTTCAAAATTACTACGTTATATTAGATGATAACTAATTTAGCAGTACTTTATTGCGAACACTTTCCAAGCTGAGGTTCCTATTAAAATAGACATAAAACCACCTACTTTTTAAATATCACTATCACAATTATCATCAACGACTTTTAGGTCCCCGATGAATGAGGTAGAAACTCCACATGGAAAATTCGTAGTATGCAATGAATTAATCACACATGTCCAAATCAGATATAGTTTCTGCATCGCTAAGCAATAACCAAAGTGTGAATCCCAAATAAAGCTTCCGCTAACTACAAACAGCATCCATGGGTCTTCTAGTATGGAAGCCAGAGAATATGCCATTTGACCCCATTTGGCCAGCTGATTGGACATGAAAGCGCAGAAATTGAAGCATGCAATAGTTTCAAAATTTCTCGCAAGAATACTTGACACCTAATTTCTCACCAACAATAGACATCACCATCATATTTCCAATCAAACATTCTGAAGGCACTGAAAAGATGTAATATACTAATATTGTGGCTTTAACTGCAGCAGAGGGTCCTCTTTCTAACCTATCGTGGCACAGCAAGCTCACAAGTCAAAGAAGCAAGAGACAACAGTTATATATGACCCCCTAGCTGGCTAGCTTGAGAACTCCACAGCACACATCATTAgcatttttttttttgtaaaaaGGAGACATCATTTAAACCCAGAAACTATAGCCAATTCAGCGTGAGGACTCAAATATAACTCAAATAACAGCAAAAGGATAGTTTGCAATCTGTACCAGCATGGGTACTGCTCCACCAGGACCTGCATTTGACTGACAACCCAGAACAAGTTGCGTTTACTCATCTCCGGTGTCGAACCAAAGCCATCGCCCAGCAGCCCAGCGCTCTTGACATGATTCAGCGCCGTCTCCTACACACACAGAAACAGAATGAAACAACAAAATTCGAATCCACAGTGAGCACCTACGGCACAATCAGACGCTGTGCAGGCCATGCTTCACGGTTACCCACCTGCAAATGATTCATAAGCGTCTCTATCGATGCCGTCCGATCGGCCCCGATCTCGTACGACCGGATGGAGAAGTCCTGCCGGAACACCTGCCCACTGAAGCCGAACGTGTCGATGAGCATGTCGGGCCGCTTGGGCTTCCAGTCGACCAGCGTCCACTGCCGCTCCGCGGCCAAGAAAATGGTCGTGATGGCCGCGAGCAGCACGCTCCAATCCGGCAGCTGGTTGTAGAACGTCCTCGGCGCCGAGGGGCgggccgcctcgtcctcaccgtcaGTCACCGcagccttgccgccgccgccgctcaccttgGGGACGGTGGCGCGCAGCCTTGCCGAGGACCTCACCACACCCGCGTTTCCGGCGACCCCACGCATGTCCAGGCTGTCCTTGGACGACCCGCCCGTGCCGTTCttgggcgccggcgccggcgccggaaaGAACGCCGACGAGGCGACGGAGGCGGCCATGTGAGGATACGGCCGCACAGGCACAGCTCCCGCGTCCAGTCAAATCGAAGAAGCCAAACTGGATTTCAGAGGGGAACAGCTTTAGATTCTCGAAAAGATGGCAACTTTTTCGATTAATCGACTGGCGATGGAAGAATTCTTTGAACAGAAACTTCACAGAGTGCTGGGATATGGAGAAGGGGCCATTACGTCTACCGATTTATCAAAGCAAAACTCTTCTAATCACTGAAGTGGAAAATTTTAGCATGACAGTAAAACTCCAGTACTACTACTGATCGAAGATGCCAAGCGTCTCGGATGAGCCTCCATCTCTTTCCAGCAAAACCAATTAAGATCATCGGGTGTTCCTGGGCTCTTGGTACTTGCAAACCAAGAATCCAACCGACAGACCAACCCGAAAGGAAAAGGGGGCGTTGTCCCCAACTCCCCATGAGGCATGTACAGAGCACTGAGAGCAGCGAGAACTATCCGGGCCCGGCACAGCAGAGAGGGCGACTGTGCCGAGAGGAGGAGACGCGGGGACAAACCTCACGAGCTAGCGCCTTAGCGGGGTGCCGGgccgcttcctcctcctcctcctcctcgctgtGCTCTCGCCTCCGGTACTGGACACGGCGATCGCGCCGCGATGGTGAGAGCTGCGCTGAGGCGGCGAGGCGCGGAAGCTGGACGCGCGTGGTGGGCCGCTTCGAAGTGGCTGGCTGGCCTCGGAGGTGGGCCGCGGCCCTTTTAAAAGGCTAGATTCGGCTTGCTGCCGATTGACACCTCTGCCCTCGGAGGTCAGCGGTAGACTCCGGAGTCAACGGTCAAGTCCAGGGAGAATCTGGGGATGGAGAAAAGGCCCTTCTCCGACGTTTGGCGACGCCACCACCGAGTAAAGCTTGGCGGAGACGAATTAGCAGTATCTAAAGGGTCATTTTTTGAAGAAACACCTTTATGACTTATGACCTAATACATCTCAGACTGCCATAGCTGGGAAATATTACGCCCGTACCCTAGACAACATCGTGAAACCATACTTTGGATATGAGAGTTTTATCCAACGCTTCAAGAAACTAGGATGAATTGCGCGCTTCGCCGCGCCCATAGAGAGCTGGAGGCTGCCTGCGTGATTACGTCTGTTTGATGTCTCCTatctttttttccctttttgttCTGGACGAAATACGTCTGTTGGAATGTGCTTAGGGCAGTGTTCGTGCAATACAACTTCCAAGCACGCACCAAGGTTAAGGAATTAGTATGCACATGAATTATTCTCAGGAAACAAAATACATATGGCTTTGATATGCACGGGGTCATTGCCTGATCCATTGATAATAAAAGAAGGGAGATGCAGGCTGTTTGATAGTTACATTAAAAGAGGAATAATGCCAAGGTATTATAGGGACAATAAACGGACTGAATTGCACCTGCTGCCCACAATGTCATAATACTTCATGTGTAAGGACATGCAGTGCCGCGTGTTCCAAATTTGCGAAGAAAAACAATCCAAAACGAACGACAGCAGGTTCTCACTTAACACCGCAATGAGGACATCAGAAGGCAGCAATTGTATAAAAAAAATAGGGGGCTAAAACACCAAGGCGATTAAGGGCTGAAACCTAGTGTGGTGTGTGCATCTCAGGTAGGATTTGTTTCCCATACTGCTACGGCTTCACCAGATCGAAAATTGCATGTCCATGGAGAAAGCTCATTTGGTTTAGGGACACATGTCACTGTAACAGTAAGAACCAAAAAGCAACAATGAGCTTAATTCATACTATTGCTGTCGTGTAAAGCTGAAAAACAGGAAGAAAAGACTATATACAACTGAACTTGGCCATCCAAATGTGACAGGGTACATGAATTTTTAGTCAATATAAGCAAACAGAAAGAGGAGCTAACCTGACTTACAGTAGCTAATAAGGGATAGCCAACACCAAAGGTTGCTAGTTAGGCTTATGAATTAGCCCCTAATAAAGAGAAGAAAACGAACCTATCATATTATCTTAGCAACTATTGGCAGACTATGAGGTCATTTCAATCCTAAATAAATATCTATCCCATTATAGTGATGCAGCTAGCTCTCAGAAGACGAAAAAAATattctaagaacttaatgttTTGTAGCCTTGTTGATCCAAGCATACAGCAGTTGTATTTTTGGATCTGGTCCTGCTTTCAGTAGAAGGCAAACAATATAGCTGAGAAATATGAAATATAGAAGAAGCCTAATTTAATTATCTAGAGCATATTAGATATTTATATTACTATATAACTAATATCTCCTTCATGGTTATTTTTGGACATTTGGATAATCAAAATCCTCTCCATTTCACTGAAAGGGATCATGACCACGGCCAATTGCTGCAACAGAAGCAATCATGCAAAAGCGATGAGGAAAGAAAAATAAGCAGGGTCTAAATAGCATCACCATTATGCAGGCCGGGGttcaacaatgacaacagtttTCGGAATAATGATTCTATATTTGCATATTAGTACCTATAaggtatgtgatgtgctcaGGAAACGGATTGCAACAACACACGGAAACACCAAAAGGTAAAAATTTGTGAAATCTGAGAGAAAAGGACTGAACAGGAAGCAACACTTGTAGAAGAATTCAGTAAATTGAGAGGAAATCGCTTATTTTTCTCCTTCTGTAGATGAAGGACACGCACCTAGAACTGATTCATCACCACTTAATCTACTGTAATCTATCCCCTTTCAACAAATTAGAGCTTAACTACTATCATTTAGGAGAGCAACATGGGTTGGGGAAGCACAAAAGAGGAAGACAGGGAGCCCTCTCACCGGATCAGGCTCGAAGAGACACCGGGTGCATCCCTTAAATTCAGTCTCGGCAAATAGATCCATCCAGCCGTGAGGAGGTGCAGCGTAGTAACAAAGCGAATCCAGAATCGAGGAGCACTAGCACTAACGGAGGCAGCTAAAGTCAATCCCAAGAGGCTCGGAGAATCGGACGAGGTGAACACGAGAGGAACAGCCAACCCGAGGAAAGGCGGCCGGCGAGACGCCGACGCAGCATCGACGGAAGGGGCGGTTCCTACATGGGCCAACGGCGGGAGGGCAAAACGTTGAGGCGGCACCGACGACGCGTGCGGAGGCGAAGCCCAACAACAGTAGGCTGTAGAACAAACGGGCCAAGACGGAAGCAGATTGCGATATGGCGGCCCAGAAAAAAGAAGAACAAATAGGCCAAGCGTCAGCGGTAAAGAAAAGTTAGACGCGCAAAGATACACACGTCAGGAAACAATACGGTTAAAACGGAGAGTTGCTCCCGTTGCTCGGATCTCTTCGGGCATAAGAGCTTACACTAGGATGAAAGGCGCGCTACGCCGCGTCCGCACAGActatatatatttttcttggtaaTATATGTTGTGACAATAGTAGCTACGTGCTTTTGCGTCGTTTCATTCTATTTGGATTGTTGGCCCATTTCACTATTACACATGGTGGCTCAACTTGACCCTTTAAAGAAAATTGAGAATGAAAAGGGAAATGTACTATTTTTACATTGCTATAGAATTCTTAAACGTACTAGTATGAAATACATCCAAGTTAGGATGACTCGAGCGACATCTTTGAATTTAGGGTCCTCCTGCCTCTGCTGGTCGTTGCAATCATGTGGATATTTCACCGTGCACCTGCCTACAACGCGAGCTCCAGGGTGCAGACGCTGCCTTGCCTTCTTCCAGAGGTGTCGTGGTCCAAGACCGGCATGAGACAAAGGAGAATGCCCGTGAAGTTGAGTGGGACGGCAGGCTTGGAGGCTGATGATCGGCCATAAGGAAGAAGAGTGAAAGGATCTTAAGATGTCTAAAAGGAATGATTAGATGCCTAAAagaggggtgaataggctaGTCTGAAATTTAAAATACTTTGAACAACACCGTCAGTAACACATATATTCGGATACTGTGAATATACCgtaagtgtttctcaccagttgtcttgctctGGAGACTTGTATAATAATAGATCGACATCTatcctagaaagttagtctcacaaccAAATAATCAATAAAACAAGTAAGGAGCACAAGAGACAGACAAAATTTATTTTCCGAAGTTCTACTACGTCTCCAGTGAGGAAGGATTTAAGAGACGGTGCTGAAGAACCTATATGGTCCTCTCCAAaaggtgagaccaacgctcaaacccaagaTCGCTTACTATGTGTTCCTCCAAAAGGAATGACGATTACAAACTTCCCGTGGTGCTCACAACTTACTTAAGCACTCATGAGCGAcgtctaaccgtctaggagcttgaagctccaagagtaacaagcttaAATCCACCAGCTAGACAAGAATGATGTGCTTAAGAGATAAAATGGAAACTCGTTGGCACAAATCTttactcttgcaacaatctcacttgaatccctaAAGAAAATTACTCAGGAATAAAGAAAGGGGAGTGGGAGAGTTCTTCTTTAGCTTGTGGACGTTTCTGGTTGAAATGAGCAAAAGAGTACGAGTGAAGGGGTACACGGGGTATTTATACTCCCTCCtacagaaaactagccgttgacTAAAGAATACCTTGATACTTTGGGTACATGTCCAAATTTTACGGACAAGGAACAATTATCCGGAGACTACAggcatatgtccggatactccggatatcttTGTCTGGACATCCGGAGCagaacccggacactccggatTTAACAGGGAATTTTAAAAGAAGACTGTTTACAGTGGTACGTTTGATTCTCATGGTTTTTGCAGGTTCTCTTaagcacaactaccacgtcaACACCTGTAGATCAaaatccctcttgatagtacgacgTTCCTATACgcaattttaaaataaaatctactcttcaagtaaatttgaaacaccgcttttcatttctTTTTGAGGGGTTATGCTTCGTAATACACTTTGCTTATTTagccttagcacctgcacatatgcttgataacacgattaaatatacatgtatTTTGTTATCTACCATCAAAACCCACTAAGGCATTTAGATATCTTTCAAAGAGTCAGACTCAATGTTCGTCTAAACGGACGGCATCGAAATGACAGAGTTAGTCTAAATGGTAAACGTCGCTAAATGGTCGGTCACTTATCATTCACTTCCTCCGTTTTAAATTACAATTTGTTTTGGTTTTTTGTTAGATACGCagtttttgctatgtatctataCATAATATACATCTAAATACACAGCAAGATACATGTatctagaaaaattaaaataaattataatttgggACGGATGTAGTAGCTAATTATTCGGACTAAAGGCTCTTTAAACGGGTTACACAATCATTAAATAGGATAAATGGTTGATTAAACTGATAGAACTAGCCACTATGCAATGTTTACACGACGTGTAAGTGGTCTAGTAAGTGAACGGTGCTAAACGATAGATAGAGGTAAGCTGTATTATTTAGACTGTGAACATGTATTAATTATTAAATGATTGACCGTTTAAATGGTAAGTAAGCAGCCTAAACGGGATAAGAGAACATGATTAAATGTTATTAGGTGGGCTAAGCGACCGTTTGACACACTGTTTAGTTAAATGAAGACAAATCCATTTACATTCTTATACGTGTACATATTTGTACAGAATTATTTACATGAATAAATATTTATACTtgatttcatacgtgcataaaTATATACACTTGATTTTATATATACATAAATACATATATTTGTTAAGATACTTATTTTTGCAATCACGAACATGCATATTTGATTATATGGTATAAAATAATCGAGCCTATTTAATTTCGTTTAAATACCATTTAAATCATCTAAAcgttaaataaaaaaattaccaAACGAAAATTGGGGCCAGACTGACAGCAGGCAGGACACGTTCGATGAAAAATGGTAACAGTAGATCAATGCCCCGGTTGGCCTCCTTTTTCTTCGGGGATAAGAAGGTACTTATACATATACATATTCCGTAAGTTTTTTTTTACCGAAGTGCATGGTAAAAAGTTACGCAGGGCTTTGGCCCATAAGGCCGAAAGCCCGAAACAACCAGTTGAAGGCCCAAACACTCACGCCCGAAGCCTATATTTATCTACGCAGTAACGGCCCAAAAAAGGACAAACCGCCTGGCCGCCTCAGATACCGTGCCCGCACGCAGTTTGCGGGAAGCAGGATGCGGCGGATAGGCAGCCGCAGACCACACCACGCCACCAGCtcctcgcccgcccgcccgcccgtctCATCCACACGCCACCCAGAAGCAAATGGAAAAATAAACCAACCAAAGCCGCTCGGTGCTCGCATCGCTAACCCTAAACCCCCAAATTTCCCACCTCCCCCGATCCCGAtctcgccgccgcagccgccgccgccgccacggggcCCACCGGCCGGTGCCGCCGAGCGCTGGGCTCgccgcgggccgccgccgccccacggCTTCCCCAGGGGTACGGTGAGAAGCCCCTCCCACCAGACGAAATCCGGCTCGCGCGCGATCGGTGCTCGTAGGTTTCGTAGCGCGTGTCCCCGTGTGGTGCTCTGGCTTGCGGTCCGATGCGAGGGGCGGGGGAATTTTCCGTCGGTTCGAGTGTTTGCTTTTGGGTTTGGGGGAAATTTTTGGGGGAGATTTGGTCTAGGGCTCTCCCATATCGGGAAATTCATCTTCGGCCCGTGGCTGTGTTCAG
Coding sequences within it:
- the LOC112878804 gene encoding palmitoyl-acyl carrier protein thioesterase, chloroplastic-like, encoding MAASVASSAFFPAPAPAPKNGTGGSSKDSLDMRGVAGNAGVVRSSARLRATVPKVSGGGGKAAVTDGEDEAARPSAPRTFYNQLPDWSVLLAAITTIFLAAERQWTLVDWKPKRPDMLIDTFGFSGQVFRQDFSIRSYEIGADRTASIETLMNHLQETALNHVKSAGLLGDGFGSTPEMSKRNLFWVVSQMQVLVEQYPCWGDTVGIDTWVSGHGKNGMRRDWHLHDCNTGQTILRATSKWVMMHKHTRKLARFPDEVRTEIAPYFFERTAIADEDRRKLPKLPGNGGAMASKYVRTGLTPRWADLDLNQHVNNVRYIGWILESAPISIFENHELASIVLDYKRECGRDSVLQSHTTVFTDCIDGSGETTLQCEHLLCLESGHTIVKARTMWRPKKTNAMGLLTPVSASEF